A window of Symphalangus syndactylus isolate Jambi chromosome X, NHGRI_mSymSyn1-v2.1_pri, whole genome shotgun sequence genomic DNA:
TACTGGCAGCAAATTCCCTCAATTTATCTCATCtgcaaaagtctttatttctctctcatttttgaaggatgaTTTTGCAGAATGCAGAATTCTAGGCTGGTaggggtattttttttcttctcaacaatttaaattttcactctcttcttgcatgctttctgaggagaaataagatataattcttttctttgttattttataggtaaggtgttcttttatttcttctggcATATTTTTTCAAAGGGATTATTTTttacccccccgcccccaccaagGTGCACATGGTAATTTTTTCCGATCTTCACTGTGAAGATATAGTTGggctcctggaggtaaaactcacagTAGAGTGAACATGCTTCCTAAGACTGAGTTCCCCTGGAGTTTGTATGTCTACAGCTGTCATATTTAAAGTTGAGAAACCAAGTTCATGCTAAGATGAGGAACAAAGTAAGAAAGTCCACTCTTACCGCTCCTATaaacatcatactggaagtcctagttaatgcaataaaatcagaaatggaagTAAAGGTATacagatttaaaaggaaaaaataaaactctttttgttttttttatttgggaTGACTGCTTATgtagaaaatttcaaagaatcaacaaaatctTCTGGATCAAATTTGTGATTACAGAAAGTTTGCAGGTTACAAAGTTAGTATAcaaaagcaattttctttttctttctctctctcttttttttttttttttttttttgagacggagtctcactctgtcaacaggctggagtgcagtggcgctatcttggcacactgcaacctccgcctcccaggttcaagcgattctactgccttagcctcccgagtagctgggactactacaggcacatgccaccatgcccagctaatttttgtatttttaatagagtcagggtttcaccatgttggccaggatggtcttgatctcctgacctcatgatctgcctgcctcagcctcccaaagtgctgggattacaggcatgagccaccgtgcctggcccattttcttttttatatactaGAAATGAACAGttggaatttgaaattagaaacacaatgccatttatattgacaccaaaaacatgaaatacttaggtacaatctaacaaaatatgtataagatgTACATAAAGGGAAACTAAAAAATTGATGAATAATTAAAGATGtcaactttttcaaaattgtccATAGATTCAATGCATTTccaatcaaaattcaaaattgttttgtggATTTCAGCAAACTGGTTCTAAAGTTTATGCGGAAAGGCAAGAGACCCAAAATAGCCAACACAACGTTGAAGGAGACCAAAATCAGAGGATTAATACTATCTGACTTCAAGACTATATTGTTACAATAATCAACATATTGTGGTATtggtaaagaaacagaaaaatagatcaatggaacagaatagaaagtccaaAAATAGACCTACATTAATATAACCAATTTATATTTGACAAATGAGCAAGaaaattcagtggagaaagaatgCTCTTTTCAACAAAATGTGCTAGAATAATTGGAcattcatatgcaaaaaaatgaatgtagacaCAGACCTTGCACATTTTACAAACAATAGCATCAAGTGCATTgtagacctaaatataaatgcTAAACTATAAAAGTCCCAGATgataacataagagaaaatatagGTGGCCTTCGGTTTGGCCAAGACTATTTAGATACAGCACCATTAGCATAATCTATGGAAAAAAGTAGATACATTGGAATTCCTTAAAATTATAACGtttttctgtgaaacatcctgTTCAGAGAATGAAAATCAAGTCATACAGtgagacaaaatattttcaaaacatatatagAATAAAGAATTTGTATTCACAATACATAAAGAATTCTAGAAACTCaactataagaaaacaaacatctcaatattaaaaacagataaaatatctAAACAGACACCTCATGAAAGAAGAtctgcaaatggaaaataagcaaatgaagacATGCTCAACAGTATATGTAATTAGAGAATTGTAAACTAAAACAACATTATGATGGTTAATAGTATGTGTCAACttcattggattgaaggatgcctaggTGGCTGCTgaagcattgtttctgggtgtgtgcaAAGGGGTGTTTTCAGAAATTGACATGTGTGAGTCAGAGTACTGGGAAAGGAAACCCAACCTCAATGTGGATAAGCACTATCCAGTTGGCTGCCAACAGAGATAGAACAAAGGGAGCAGAAGAAGGGGGGTATTCAGCTTGCTGAGGTCTCTTGCTCTGACCATCCCTCCCCTTGTCAGAAGTTAGCTTTCTCTCTTCATGCCCTTGGTAATtggactccaggttctttggcctctgaactctgggacttgcaccaaCAGGCCCCTGGGttctcttgggcctttggcctcagactgAGGGCAGCACTGTCAGCTTCACTATCAGCTTTTCTCAGTCCCCAGCTGGCAGAAGTCCTATCGTGGGAATTCACCTttgtaatcatgtgagccaattctccctaataaatcCCTTTTAcgtatacatatatcctattggcTCTGTCACTCTCAAGAACCTTGATTGATACAAACAATAAGAAACAACTATACaacaattaaaatggaaaattccaaaacACTGATAGCACCTAATGCTGGCAAGGAAGTTGAGTAACAAGAACCCTCATTCTTTGctggtgaaaatgcaaaatggtacaccactttggaaaacagcttgaaactttcttacaaaactaatatttatagcagctttactcataatttCCACAACTTGGAAGTGACCACGACATCCTTgaataggtgaatggatgaacaatGTATGGCACATCCATTCAGTGGGATATTATTCAGTGACAAAAACAGAAAGACATAGATGAACTAATTTCACTAGGTGgaaaaagccaatctgaaaaggctgtgTACTGCGTGATTCCAACTATTTGACATTCTGTAAAAGCCtgaactatggagacagtaaaaaggtcAGTAACTTTCAGAGATTTAAGGGTTCTAAGGGAGGGAGGAGTAGACGGAGCACAAGGAATTAttagggcagtgaaattatttctctgttgatattaacatatcaatattaaaatatatacacgtactatgtacccacaaaaattaggaatacaaaatttaaaacaaacaaacatgtatatttattttcatgtttgcttttcaaaaattttaatatgatGTGTTTAGGTGTGGTTTTCCTTATATTTATCATTCTTGTGGTTTGTAGCATTTCCTGAATCTGTCATTGGTATTTTCCAGCTTCAAGAGTTTCTTAGTCATTAGCTTTTCAAATATTGTTGTTGTGCCGTCTTTCTCTTCTATTCTTCTGTAACTcgaattatacatttttatacttttcaccATGTCCCAAATGTCTCCTACACTTATTTCTCTGTTAtctgttctgtttttctctcAATAACTGGATAGGGATATTTTCTTCTGGCTTATCTTCTAGGCCGTTAATTTTCTCTTTAGCTGTCTAACATACTATTAAATCTATTTACTGAGTTCTTAAAATTGCTTATTGTATACTTAGTCCTAAAGtgtccatttttcattttttcagttcTCTGCTAAAATTGTCTAACTTGCCATTCCGTTTTTTGAAATATCACTCCAGGTAATTTTAGTTTTTGCCTGATATCTCAAATACCTGACTATATTGTGGGTCAATTGCAATGGTCATGTTTACAATTAATGTTTACTTCAGTTCTGTCTTTTCCTATGTctggttattttttattcagGATAGTATGTGCGGAAAATGTACAGATACTTTAAAACTCCATCTGATGTTAACTTCCtaagaaatttcattttgtttccctCAACCAGATGTGCTAATGGAAGATCACCTTAATCATGTGGTAATGAGTTTATTATTAGAAACTGGGCTTCAGTCCTTGTTGAGATTGAGCTATTTCTAGTTCTCTCTTACTCTCAGAGAATAGCCCTTAGAGATATCAACAGAAAGTTTAGGttgttaaaaatccaaaaatggaATCCACAATGCTTCaacatttatggatttttttatagagaccaggtttcaccatgtttcccaggctggtcttgaactcctgggctcaagcaatccacccacctgggcctcccaaagcgggaaggattacagtcatgagcaaatGTGCCTGACcctatttctcttttaaagaataattctaataataataatttctggttttatgtatttttacaaataattgaCATGATGATGTAATATTCACAATGCTTCAACAATGTGAGAAGGTATATGTGAATATTAATCGCataattgataaaatatatgaaatgatgAAGCCAAAGCAGGTCATTAAGAAATATTGATAAACATTAGGTATTGAATTTACAGATGTTGCCAAAGTTGTACATCCAGGGGGCCAGTCATCATAAATTATGATTGATGATTAAAATGAGAGCAAGAAATACCCTATTGAGCAGTAAATTGAAAAGCGCCTAATCTTCTTCCGATGACTCTACGATTTCTTTGTACTTGTAAAATATCATTGCACGTTGAATAGGAGTCTTAACAGAGTCATAAGTCCATCCCTTCCTGGCAAACAGCCTTTCGAGGATTCCAGGCATTTCATAGCCCTTGCTTAGAATGAAATCCTTAAAGGCAATTGGTCCATAAAGATCGTCAAGAACGTCAGGTTCATCAGGCTTTTTAAGTAAGAGCTTGGGGTCAGTCAAAGGTTCATCACTTCTTCGCTTTTTCCACAACTTTGGCTTGAGGTACCATGCTCCATACCTCATCTTCACAGGCTGAGCAGTATAAGAATTCGATGGCGTGTGAAATTTCCTGCCCCAGTATTTTTCCTGTGAGAAGAATTTGTCCTCATCCTTTTCATCTAGCTCCATGCTGTACTTCAGCTCTGAGGAGCACTCGTTTACCTTCTTAATCTTTTGGTCGTCATGGGTTGCTCTGTACTCGGTGGTGAAGTCAAACAGATTCCAGATTGTTTCTTCATCAACTCCCAGGTCTGCAGCCCACTTGAAGAATTCATGGAGTTTTTCTGATGTGTATCGATATTGAAGAGGGTCAGAAATGCACTCTTTTGTGCTTGGCATATCTTCCTGAAGCAGTTCTTTCATGCGGGATGCTCCAATCTTGGGAGGCTCCAAGAATTGATGGGACTCTGGAGCTTTGGGAGGCTCCTGGCAGAGACTGGACACTCGACGAGTCTTGGGAGGCTCCGGGCGGAGACTGGACACATGAGGAGTCTTGGGAGGCTCCGGGCGGAGACTGGACACATGACGAGTCTTGGGAGGCTCTGGGTGTGGATGGGACACCGGAGTCTCGGGAGGCTGCAGGCAGGGTTCCTCACAAGGGCATTGATCAGGCTCGGTGGGTTCCTCAGTTTTCTTCACCCGGGCCTCACAACGATCCCATACGTCCTTCAGCGTCCTCCCAGGATCCAGCAATTTCAGCACGTCTAGTAGGAGATTGGACATCTGAGTAGTGTCGGGAGGTTCCAGGCAGAGATGTGACAGTCCAGTCTTGGAAGGCTGCGGGCAGAGACTGGACCCCCGAGgagtcttgggaggctgcggGTGGAGACTGGACCCCCGAGGAGTCTTGGGAGGCTCCGGGCGCAGATGGGTCACTCCAGTCTCGGAAGGCTCCGGGTGGAGACTGGACCCTGGACgagtcttgggaggctgcggGTGGAGACTGGACCCCCGAGgagtcttgggaggctgcggGTGGAGACTGGACCTCCGAGGAGTCTCTGGAGGCTCCGGGCGCCGATGGGTCACTCCAGTCTCTGGAGGCTCCGGGCGGAGACTGGATACCGGAGTCTTGGGAGGCACTGGGTGGAGATGGGACACGCCAGTCTCGAAAGGCCGCAGGCAGAACTCCCCATGGGGATATTGAGCAGGCTCAGTGGGTACCTCAGTTGTCTTCTCCCGGGCCTCACAACGAGCCCAAGGGTCCTCCAGCTTCCTCTCAGGATCCAGCTGTTGCAGCACCTGTAGTAGGAGATCTGGAGGCAGATCTTCTCCCAGATTGGGGTACATGGCCAAGGGATGCTTGGCCATGAGCTCGGCTTCCACTTGCTCTACAAACGCCTTCCGTGTTAGCTGCGCTGGAGAGAGCTT
This region includes:
- the FAM47A gene encoding protein FAM47A isoform X1 → MGDQRPQDRLMSPGMDSKPRYCNHLPSKCFAKGKHGRLRFPSMDTQNWVFVREGMDDFRYGCPSPKDTLVCHRDEFLLPKISVRGPQADPKRRQKKLLKKVALFSKLSPAQLTRKAFVEQVEAELMAKHPLAMYPNLGEDLPPDLLLQVLQQLDPERKLEDPWARCEAREKTTEVPTEPAQYPHGEFCLRPFETGVSHLHPVPPKTPVSSLRPEPPETGVTHRRPEPPETPRRSSLHPQPPKTPRGSSLHPQPPKTRPGSSLHPEPSETGVTHLRPEPPKTPRGSSLHPQPPKTPRGSSLCPQPSKTGLSHLCLEPPDTTQMSNLLLDVLKLLDPGRTLKDVWDRCEARVKKTEEPTEPDQCPCEEPCLQPPETPVSHPHPEPPKTRHVSSLRPEPPKTPHVSSLRPEPPKTRRVSSLCQEPPKAPESHQFLEPPKIGASRMKELLQEDMPSTKECISDPLQYRYTSEKLHEFFKWAADLGVDEETIWNLFDFTTEYRATHDDQKIKKVNECSSELKYSMELDEKDEDKFFSQEKYWGRKFHTPSNSYTAQPVKMRYGAWYLKPKLWKKRRSDEPLTDPKLLLKKPDEPDVLDDLYGPIAFKDFILSKGYEMPGILERLFARKGWTYDSVKTPIQRAMIFYKYKEIVESSEED
- the FAM47A gene encoding protein FAM47A isoform X2; amino-acid sequence: MGDQRPQDRLMSPGMDSKPRYCNHLPSKCFAKGKHGRLRFPSMDTQNWVFVREGMDDFRYGCPSPKDTLVCHRDEFLLPKISVRGPQADPKRRQKKLLKKVALFSKLSPAQLTRKAFVEQVEAELMAKHPLAMYPNLGEDLPPDLLLQVLQQLDPERKLEDPWARCEAREKTTEVPTEPAQYPHGEFCLRPFETGVSHLHPVPPKTPVSSLRPEPPETGVTHRRPEPPETPRRSSLHPQPPKTPRGSSLHPQPPKTRPGSSLHPEPSETGVTHLRPEPPKTPRGSSLHPQPPKTPRGSSLCPQPSKTGLSHLCLEPPDTTQMSNLLLDVLKLLDPGRTLKDVWDRCEARVKKTEEPTEPDQCPCEEPCLQPPETPVSHPHPEPPKTRHVSSLRPEPPKTPHVSSLRPEPPKTRRVSSLCQEPPKAPESHQFLEPPKIGASRMKELLQEDMPSTKECISDPLQYRYTSEKLHEFFKWAADLGVDEETIWNLFDFTTEYRATHDDQKIKKVNECSSELKYSMELDEKDEDKFFSQEKYWGRKFHTPSNSYTAQPVKMRYGAWYLKPKLWKKRRSDEPLTDPKLLLKKPDEPDVLDDLYGPIAFKDFILSKGYEMPGILERLFARKGWTYDSVKTGLYKKIHKC